From a single Dysidea avara chromosome 14, odDysAvar1.4, whole genome shotgun sequence genomic region:
- the LOC136244379 gene encoding uncharacterized protein isoform X2 gives MAAARVVTEPNDVKYIFINDSAVIGCYTITEDNSTKQEVENSVWFRSLPWHQFDDSKSERVRVFRHTLVFSLVLSSDEGEYYCCTSVGGPCSKPLNVNIFVHPIIEVVSEDYTAFIGSEVNLICAIINKGIPPAKFRWMRVDKYIPEDFITTNDTHTVLMLSNLTQYNSGAYACIADSPLSPVGKLLYLHLQVPPKIILNGPTIAHSGTLVNITCIPLEGRPLPDTYISNPLGDVYENQNISFIATIRYTGYYTCSANISTMTVTENHYLLVYDTDNTTSHLRFLAIIHNNDCHFNYDSELSAILSEHIFELCGCNVNISTERFDCISDARALYNVKLTGFMAGNVKQFLTNGQLGIELVSETVTLYICDPPCEELTDGSHEVDHRITIAIWMASSALIVLFAIIVILLTYKICKYVKFLRNHVPHQETATDNMPNPYANFSRRHQNTVLQHRSDASPPQNNAAMASSEVEQAVEALNKFSRTDNDHPVNCNSQSENQTSRRGGIRDNCRSMNHHQEFTSDFNSTSQASALTCDILSFTENFPLKVDRAYTNSDKTGAQFELCQITTAQSLNVYNVSTKSNHQIDTGKKKESSV, from the exons ATGGCTGCAGCAAGAGTTGTAACAGAACCAAATGATGTCAAGTATATATTTATTAATGATAGTGCTGTTATTGGATGCTACACCATCACTGAAGACAATTCCACCAAGCAGGAAGTGGAAAATTCAGTTTGGTTTCGATCATTACCTTGGCACCAATTTGATGACTCAAAATCAGAAAGAGTGAGAGTTTTTAGACATACTTTAGTATTCTCACTAGTGTTAAGTAGTGATGAAGGAGAGTATTACTGTTGCACATCTGTAGGAGGACCATGCAGTAAACCTTTAAATGTCAATATATTTG TTCATCCTATCATTGAAGTTGTCAGTGAAGACTATACTGCGTTTATTGGTTCAGAAGTGAATTTGATCTGCGCAATAATCAACAAGGGAATACCTCCAGCCAAGTTTCGTTGGATGAGAGTAGACAAATACATTCCTGAAGACTTCATCACTACAAAtgatacacatactgttttAATGCTGTCTAATTTAACTCAATATAACAGTGGAGCTTATGCGTGCATTGCTGATTCTCCTCTTTCACCAGTGGGAAAACTATTATACCTTCATTTACAAG tTCCTCCAAAAATAATACTGAATGGACCAACGATAGCACATAGTGGAACATTGGTAAACATCACTTGTATCCCATTGGAGGGACGGCCTCTTCCTGATACTTATATCTCCAACCCACTGGGAGATGTTTATGAAAATCAGAACATTTCTTTTATAGCAACTATTCGGTATACTGGATATTACACGTGCTCTGCAAACATCTCAACAATGACTGTCACTGAGAATCATTACCTGCTTGTCTATG ACACTGATAATACAACTAGTCACCTTCGATTCCTGGCTATTATCCACAATAATGATTGTCACTTTAAT TATGACTCTGAACTATCTGCTATTTTAAGTGAACATATATTTGAACTTTGTGGATGTAATGTAAACATTTCAACTGAAAGATTTGATTGTATCAGTGATGCAAGAGCACTTTATAATGTCAAACTAACTGGATTCATGGCAGGAAATGTCAAGCAGTTTCTAACAAATGGACAATTAGGAATAGAACTTGTTTCAGAAACTGTTACATTATACATATGCGACCCTCCATGTGAAGAGTTAACTGATGGTAGTCATGAAGTAGACCACCGTATTACAATAGCAATATGGATGGCATCGTCTGCATTGATAGTCCTGTTTGCAATCATTGTTATACTTCTAACTTACAA GATTTGTAAATATGTAAAATTTCTGAGGAATCATGTACCACATCAAGAAACGGCTACAGATAACATGCCCAATCCATATGCTAACTTTTCAAGGCGACATCAGAATACAGTACTTCAACATAGAAGTGATGCTTCACCACCACAAAACAATGCTGCAATGGCTAGTAGTGAGGTGGAACAGGCTGTAGAAGCTTTAAATAAATTTTCAAGAACAGATAATGATCACCCAGTAAATTGCAACTCACAATCAGAAAATCAAACAAGTCGAAGAGGAGGAATAAGAGACAATTGCCGATCCATGAATCACCACCAAGAGTTTACCTCAGACTTCAATAGTACCAGTCAAGCCTCAGCTTTGACATGTGATATACTGAGCTTCACTGAGAACTTCCCATTAAAAGTTGACAGGGCGTATACTAATAGTGATAAAACAGGAGCACAGTTTGAACTGTGTCAGATCACTACTGCACAATCATTAAATGTGTATAATGTTTCAACAAAAAGTaatcaccaaattgacactggTAAAAAGAAAGAAAGTTCTGTGTAG
- the LOC136244379 gene encoding uncharacterized protein isoform X3, with amino-acid sequence MHFKICVKASKTMELINTHSLHPIIEVVSEDYTAFIGSEVNLICAIINKGIPPAKFRWMRVDKYIPEDFITTNDTHTVLMLSNLTQYNSGAYACIADSPLSPVGKLLYLHLQVPPKIILNGPTIAHSGTLVNITCIPLEGRPLPDTYISNPLGDVYENQNISFIATIRYTGYYTCSANISTMTVTENHYLLVYDTDNTTSHLRFLAIIHNNDCHFNYDSELSAILSEHIFELCGCNVNISTERFDCISDARALYNVKLTGFMAGNVKQFLTNGQLGIELVSETVTLYICDPPCEELTDGSHEVDHRITIAIWMASSALIVLFAIIVILLTYKICKYVKFLRNHVPHQETATDNMPNPYANFSRRHQNTVLQHRSDASPPQNNAAMASSEVEQAVEALNKFSRTDNDHPVNCNSQSENQTSRRGGIRDNCRSMNHHQEFTSDFNSTSQASALTCDILSFTENFPLKVDRAYTNSDKTGAQFELCQITTAQSLNVYNVSTKSNHQIDTGKKKESSV; translated from the exons ATGCACTTTAAAATCTGTGTCAAAGCATCAAAGACCATGGAACTAATAAATACCCACAGTC TTCATCCTATCATTGAAGTTGTCAGTGAAGACTATACTGCGTTTATTGGTTCAGAAGTGAATTTGATCTGCGCAATAATCAACAAGGGAATACCTCCAGCCAAGTTTCGTTGGATGAGAGTAGACAAATACATTCCTGAAGACTTCATCACTACAAAtgatacacatactgttttAATGCTGTCTAATTTAACTCAATATAACAGTGGAGCTTATGCGTGCATTGCTGATTCTCCTCTTTCACCAGTGGGAAAACTATTATACCTTCATTTACAAG tTCCTCCAAAAATAATACTGAATGGACCAACGATAGCACATAGTGGAACATTGGTAAACATCACTTGTATCCCATTGGAGGGACGGCCTCTTCCTGATACTTATATCTCCAACCCACTGGGAGATGTTTATGAAAATCAGAACATTTCTTTTATAGCAACTATTCGGTATACTGGATATTACACGTGCTCTGCAAACATCTCAACAATGACTGTCACTGAGAATCATTACCTGCTTGTCTATG ACACTGATAATACAACTAGTCACCTTCGATTCCTGGCTATTATCCACAATAATGATTGTCACTTTAAT TATGACTCTGAACTATCTGCTATTTTAAGTGAACATATATTTGAACTTTGTGGATGTAATGTAAACATTTCAACTGAAAGATTTGATTGTATCAGTGATGCAAGAGCACTTTATAATGTCAAACTAACTGGATTCATGGCAGGAAATGTCAAGCAGTTTCTAACAAATGGACAATTAGGAATAGAACTTGTTTCAGAAACTGTTACATTATACATATGCGACCCTCCATGTGAAGAGTTAACTGATGGTAGTCATGAAGTAGACCACCGTATTACAATAGCAATATGGATGGCATCGTCTGCATTGATAGTCCTGTTTGCAATCATTGTTATACTTCTAACTTACAA GATTTGTAAATATGTAAAATTTCTGAGGAATCATGTACCACATCAAGAAACGGCTACAGATAACATGCCCAATCCATATGCTAACTTTTCAAGGCGACATCAGAATACAGTACTTCAACATAGAAGTGATGCTTCACCACCACAAAACAATGCTGCAATGGCTAGTAGTGAGGTGGAACAGGCTGTAGAAGCTTTAAATAAATTTTCAAGAACAGATAATGATCACCCAGTAAATTGCAACTCACAATCAGAAAATCAAACAAGTCGAAGAGGAGGAATAAGAGACAATTGCCGATCCATGAATCACCACCAAGAGTTTACCTCAGACTTCAATAGTACCAGTCAAGCCTCAGCTTTGACATGTGATATACTGAGCTTCACTGAGAACTTCCCATTAAAAGTTGACAGGGCGTATACTAATAGTGATAAAACAGGAGCACAGTTTGAACTGTGTCAGATCACTACTGCACAATCATTAAATGTGTATAATGTTTCAACAAAAAGTaatcaccaaattgacactggTAAAAAGAAAGAAAGTTCTGTGTAG
- the LOC136244379 gene encoding uncharacterized protein isoform X1, with protein sequence MTMRVYNSNDISVLHVVIFTATILHTTGMAAARVVTEPNDVKYIFINDSAVIGCYTITEDNSTKQEVENSVWFRSLPWHQFDDSKSERVRVFRHTLVFSLVLSSDEGEYYCCTSVGGPCSKPLNVNIFVHPIIEVVSEDYTAFIGSEVNLICAIINKGIPPAKFRWMRVDKYIPEDFITTNDTHTVLMLSNLTQYNSGAYACIADSPLSPVGKLLYLHLQVPPKIILNGPTIAHSGTLVNITCIPLEGRPLPDTYISNPLGDVYENQNISFIATIRYTGYYTCSANISTMTVTENHYLLVYDTDNTTSHLRFLAIIHNNDCHFNYDSELSAILSEHIFELCGCNVNISTERFDCISDARALYNVKLTGFMAGNVKQFLTNGQLGIELVSETVTLYICDPPCEELTDGSHEVDHRITIAIWMASSALIVLFAIIVILLTYKICKYVKFLRNHVPHQETATDNMPNPYANFSRRHQNTVLQHRSDASPPQNNAAMASSEVEQAVEALNKFSRTDNDHPVNCNSQSENQTSRRGGIRDNCRSMNHHQEFTSDFNSTSQASALTCDILSFTENFPLKVDRAYTNSDKTGAQFELCQITTAQSLNVYNVSTKSNHQIDTGKKKESSV encoded by the exons ATGACGATGAGAGTCTACAACAGCAATGATATCTCAGTTTTGCATGTCGTCATTTTTACAGCAACAATCCTACATACAACAG GAATGGCTGCAGCAAGAGTTGTAACAGAACCAAATGATGTCAAGTATATATTTATTAATGATAGTGCTGTTATTGGATGCTACACCATCACTGAAGACAATTCCACCAAGCAGGAAGTGGAAAATTCAGTTTGGTTTCGATCATTACCTTGGCACCAATTTGATGACTCAAAATCAGAAAGAGTGAGAGTTTTTAGACATACTTTAGTATTCTCACTAGTGTTAAGTAGTGATGAAGGAGAGTATTACTGTTGCACATCTGTAGGAGGACCATGCAGTAAACCTTTAAATGTCAATATATTTG TTCATCCTATCATTGAAGTTGTCAGTGAAGACTATACTGCGTTTATTGGTTCAGAAGTGAATTTGATCTGCGCAATAATCAACAAGGGAATACCTCCAGCCAAGTTTCGTTGGATGAGAGTAGACAAATACATTCCTGAAGACTTCATCACTACAAAtgatacacatactgttttAATGCTGTCTAATTTAACTCAATATAACAGTGGAGCTTATGCGTGCATTGCTGATTCTCCTCTTTCACCAGTGGGAAAACTATTATACCTTCATTTACAAG tTCCTCCAAAAATAATACTGAATGGACCAACGATAGCACATAGTGGAACATTGGTAAACATCACTTGTATCCCATTGGAGGGACGGCCTCTTCCTGATACTTATATCTCCAACCCACTGGGAGATGTTTATGAAAATCAGAACATTTCTTTTATAGCAACTATTCGGTATACTGGATATTACACGTGCTCTGCAAACATCTCAACAATGACTGTCACTGAGAATCATTACCTGCTTGTCTATG ACACTGATAATACAACTAGTCACCTTCGATTCCTGGCTATTATCCACAATAATGATTGTCACTTTAAT TATGACTCTGAACTATCTGCTATTTTAAGTGAACATATATTTGAACTTTGTGGATGTAATGTAAACATTTCAACTGAAAGATTTGATTGTATCAGTGATGCAAGAGCACTTTATAATGTCAAACTAACTGGATTCATGGCAGGAAATGTCAAGCAGTTTCTAACAAATGGACAATTAGGAATAGAACTTGTTTCAGAAACTGTTACATTATACATATGCGACCCTCCATGTGAAGAGTTAACTGATGGTAGTCATGAAGTAGACCACCGTATTACAATAGCAATATGGATGGCATCGTCTGCATTGATAGTCCTGTTTGCAATCATTGTTATACTTCTAACTTACAA GATTTGTAAATATGTAAAATTTCTGAGGAATCATGTACCACATCAAGAAACGGCTACAGATAACATGCCCAATCCATATGCTAACTTTTCAAGGCGACATCAGAATACAGTACTTCAACATAGAAGTGATGCTTCACCACCACAAAACAATGCTGCAATGGCTAGTAGTGAGGTGGAACAGGCTGTAGAAGCTTTAAATAAATTTTCAAGAACAGATAATGATCACCCAGTAAATTGCAACTCACAATCAGAAAATCAAACAAGTCGAAGAGGAGGAATAAGAGACAATTGCCGATCCATGAATCACCACCAAGAGTTTACCTCAGACTTCAATAGTACCAGTCAAGCCTCAGCTTTGACATGTGATATACTGAGCTTCACTGAGAACTTCCCATTAAAAGTTGACAGGGCGTATACTAATAGTGATAAAACAGGAGCACAGTTTGAACTGTGTCAGATCACTACTGCACAATCATTAAATGTGTATAATGTTTCAACAAAAAGTaatcaccaaattgacactggTAAAAAGAAAGAAAGTTCTGTGTAG